In Triticum urartu cultivar G1812 chromosome 6, Tu2.1, whole genome shotgun sequence, the following proteins share a genomic window:
- the LOC125514513 gene encoding probable glutathione S-transferase GSTU6 — MAGGDDLKLLGAWPSPFVTRVKLALAFKGVSYEDVEENLYNKSELLLKSNPVHKKIPVLIHNGAPVCESMIIVQYIDGVFTGTGPSLLPVDPYERAVARFWVAYVDDKLVAPWRQWLKGKTEEKSEGKKQAFAAVEVLEGALRECSKGGGFFGGDGVGLVDVALGGVLSWMKVTEVLSGDKIFDAAKTPLLAAWVEHFSGLDAAKAALPDVGRLLEFAKAREVAAAASN; from the exons ATGGCCGGAGGAGATGACCTCAAGCTGCTCGGCGCATGGCCAAGCCCGTTTGTTACCAGGGTGAAGCTGGCGCTCGCCTTCAAGGGCGTGAGCTACGAGGACGTGGAGGAGAACCTGTACAACAAGAGCGAGCTTCTCCTCAAGTCCAACCCGGTGCACAAGAAGATACCCGTGCTCATCCACAACGGCGCCCCGGTCTGCGAGTCCATGATCATTGTGCAGTACATCGACGGCGTGTTCACCGGCACCGGCCCGTCGCTTCTGCCCGTGGACCCCTACGAACGCGCCGTTGCTCGCTTCTGGGTGGCCTACGTTGACGACAAG CTGGTAGCCCCATGGAGGCAGTGGTTGAAGGGCAAGACAGAGGAGAAATCCGAGGGAAAGAAGCAGGCGTTCGCGGCGGTGGAGGTCCTGGAAGGGGCCCTGAGGGAGTGCTCCAAGGGAGGGGGCTTCTTCGGCGGGGACGGCGTCGGGCTCGTCGACGTTGCGCTGGGAGGCGTGCTGTCGTGGATGAAGGTAACCGAGGTGCTGTCCGGTGACAAGATCTTCGACGCTGCCAAGACCCCGCTCCTGGCCGCGTGGGTGGAGCACTTCAGCGGGCTCGACGCGGCCAAGGCAGCCCTGCCGGACGTGGGCAGGCTGCTTGAGTTCGCCAAGGCACGAGAGGTTGCCGCTGCAGCGTCTAACTGA